In a genomic window of Scyliorhinus torazame isolate Kashiwa2021f chromosome 5, sScyTor2.1, whole genome shotgun sequence:
- the LOC140421521 gene encoding uncharacterized protein — protein sequence MEKPWKCEDCGKGFSYPSLLENHRRSHTGERPFTCSVCGEGFIQSSGLWSHQRIHTEEKLFICTSCGKRFRHSSALTVHQRTHTGERPFACSDCGKGFTQSFHLLSHQRVHRGERPFTCSVCGKGFTGSSHLLSHQRVHIKEKPFSCTSCGKSFRQASSLIVHQRLHTGERPFTCFVCGKGFTVLPTLLRHQRIHTEEKPFGCTSCGKSFRQSSNLTAHQRTHTGEKPFTCSVCGKGFAKSFNLLTHQRTHTKRQFNRCVGEGIHSVTMPPETSASS from the coding sequence atggagaaaccatggaaatgtgaggactgtgggaagggattcagttacccttccctgctggaaaaccatcggcgcagtcacactggggagaggccattcacctgctctgtgtgtggggagggattcattcagtcatctggCCTTTGGtctcaccagcggattcacactgaggaaaagCTATTCAtctgcacctcctgtggaaagaggttcaggcaTTCTTCAGCACTCACtgtacaccaacgcactcacactggggagaggccgttcgcctgctccgactgtgggaagggattcactcagtcattccacctgctgtcacaccagcgtgttcataGAGGTgagcggccattcacctgctctgtgtgtgggaagggattcaccggatcatcccacttgctgtcacaccagcgagttcacattaaggagaaaccattcagctgtacttcctgtggaaagagtttcagacaGGCATCCTCCCTCATTGTACACCAGCGGCtccatactggggagagaccgtttacttgctttgtgtgtgggaagggattcacagtttTACCCAcccttctgagacaccagcgaattcacactgaagagaaaccattcggctgcacctcctgtggaaagagtttcaggcagtcatccaacctcactgctcaccagcgcactcacactggggagaaaccgtttacctgctcagtgtgtgggaagggattcgcaaaGTCTTTCaacttgctgacacaccaacgcactcacactaagagacaattcaaccgctgtgtgggggaagggattcactcagtcacgatgcctccagagacatcagcaagttcataa